In the genome of Manis javanica isolate MJ-LG chromosome 17, MJ_LKY, whole genome shotgun sequence, one region contains:
- the SELENOW gene encoding selenoprotein W, whose translation MLRSRVMALAVRVVYCGAUGYKSKYLQLKKKLEDEFPGCLDICGEGTPQATGFFEVMVAGKLVHSKKKGDGYVDTESKFLKLVAAIKAALAQG comes from the exons ATGCTGCGCTCCCGAGTCATGGCTCTCGCCGTCCGCGTCGTTTACTG TGGCGCTTGAGGCTACAAGTCCAAG TATCTTCAGCTCAAGAAGAAGTTAGAAGATGAGTTTCCTGGGTGCCTGGACATC TGCGGCGAGGGGACTCCTCAGGCCACGGGCTTCTTTGAAGTGATGGTAGCAGGGAAGTTGGTTCACTCCAAGAAG aaAGGCGATGGCTATGTGGACACGGAGAGCAAGTTCCTGAAGCTGGTGGCGGCCATCAAAGCCGCCTTGGCTCAAGGCTAA
- the NOP53 gene encoding ribosome biogenesis protein NOP53 isoform X1 gives MAAGSSSGGGEDRSKSEADSGFLGLRSTSVDPALRRRRRGPRNKKRGWRRLAQEPLGLEVDQYLEDVRLQERTSGGLVSEAPNEKLFFVDTGSKNKGLSKKRAKGRKRSLLLKKPLRVDLILENTSKIPVPKDILAHQVPNAKKLRRKKQLWERLAKQGELPREVRRAQVRLLNPPPPKAKPTPQDTIEQPFYDLWAKDNPLDRPLAGQDSFFLEQTKKKGVKRPLHLHTKPSQVPAVEVTPAGASYNPSFEDHQTLLRAAHEVELQRQKEAGRLERQLALPPVEQVATQESAFREQCQGLLEESDVEEEPGEDQDEGLEAGGAKASATPVRLATVEKKTEQQRRREKAARTLRVQQAAVRAARLRHQELFRLRGIKAQVAQRLTELARRRERRQARRLAEADKPRRLGRLKYQAPDIDVQLSSELSDSLRTLKPEGNVLRDRFKSFQRRNMIEPRERAKFKRKYKVKLVEKRAFREIQL, from the exons ATGGCGGCGGGgagcagcagtggtggtggcgAGGACCGCTCGAAAAGCGAAGCCGATTCCGGCTTTCTGGGGCTGCGGTCCACTTCGGTGGACCCGGCGCTGAGGCGGCGACGGCGAGGCCCAAGAAATAAGAAGAGAGGCTGGCGGCGCCTCGCTCAGGAGCcgctggggctggaggtggatCAGTACCTGGAGGACGTGCGGCTGCAGGAGCGCACGAGCGG TGGCTTGGTATCAGAGGCCCCGAATGAGAAACTCTTCTTCGTGGACACAGGCTCCAAGAATAAAG GGCTGAGCAAGAAGAGGGCCAAAGGCCGGAAGAGGTCACTGCTTCTCAAGAAACCCCTTCGGGTTGACCTCATCCTAGAGAATACATCCAAAATCCCTGTCCCCAAAGA CATCCTTGCCCACCAGGTCCCCAATGCCAAGAAGCTCAGGCGGAAGAAGCAGCTATGGGAGAGGCTGGCAAAGCAGGGCGAGCTGCCCCGGGAGGTGCGCCGTGCACAGGTCCGGCTCCTcaaccctcccccacccaaaGCCAAGCCTACACCCCAGGACACCATTGAGCAGCCCTTCTATGACCTCTGGGCCAAAGACA ACCCTCTGGACCGGCCCTTGGCTGGCCAGGACAGCTTTTTCCTGGAGCAGACCAAGAAGAAGGGCGTGAAG CGGCCACTGCATCTCCACACCAAGCCCTCCCAGGTGCCAGCCGTGGAGGTGACACCTGCTGGAGCCTCCTACAATCCATCCTTTGAGGACCACCAG acCCTGCTCCGTGCAGCCCACGAGGTGGAGCTGCAGAGGCAGAAGGAGGCCGGGAGGCTGGAGCGGCAGCTGGCCCTGCCTCCGGTGGAGCAGGTCGCCACCCAG GAGTCTGCCTTCAGGGAGCAGTGCCAGGGGCTGCTGGAGGAGTCCGATGTGGAGGAGGAGCCGGGCGAGGACCAGGATGAGGGGCTCGAGGCTGGGGGAGCCAAGGCTTCTGCCACGCCTGTGCGCCTGGCCACCGTGGAGAAGAAGACGGAGCAGCAGCGAAGGCGGGAAAAGGCCGCCAGGACTCTG CGAGTACAGCAGGCTGCAGTGCGGGCCGCCCGGCTCCGGCACCAGGAGCTCTTCAGGCTGCGAGGGATCAAGGCCCAGGTGGCGCAGCGGCTGACAGAGCTGGCGCGGCGGCGAGAGCGGCGGCAGGCACGGCGGCTGGCCGAGGCAGACAAGCCCCGCAGGCTGGGGCGACTCAA GTATCAGGCCCCCGACATTGACGTGCAGCTGAGCTCAGAGCTGTCCGACTCACTCAGGACCCTGAAG CCTGAAGGCAACGTCCTTCGAGACCGTTTCAAGAGCTTCCAGAGGAGAAATATGATTGAGCCTCGTGAGAGAGCCAA GTTCAAGCGCAAGTACAAAGTGAAGCTTGTGGAGAAGCGGGCCTTCCGTGAGATCCA gttaTAG
- the NOP53 gene encoding ribosome biogenesis protein NOP53 isoform X2, translating to MAAGSSSGGGEDRSKSEADSGFLGLRSTSVDPALRRRRRGPRNKKRGWRRLAQEPLGLEVDQYLEDVRLQERTSGGLVSEAPNEKLFFVDTGSKNKGLSKKRAKGRKRSLLLKKPLRVDLILENTSKIPVPKDILAHQVPNAKKLRRKKQLWERLAKQGELPREVRRAQVRLLNPPPPKAKPTPQDTIEQPFYDLWAKDNPLDRPLAGQDSFFLEQTKKKGVKRPLHLHTKPSQVPAVEVTPAGASYNPSFEDHQTLLRAAHEVELQRQKEAGRLERQLALPPVEQVATQESAFREQCQGLLEESDVEEEPGEDQDEGLEAGGAKASATPVRLATVEKKTEQQRRREKAARTLRVQQAAVRAARLRHQELFRLRGIKAQVAQRLTELARRRERRQARRLAEADKPRRLGRLKYQAPDIDVQLSSELSDSLRTLKPEGNVLRDRFKSFQRRNMIEPRERAKFKRKYKVKLVEKRAFREIQ from the exons ATGGCGGCGGGgagcagcagtggtggtggcgAGGACCGCTCGAAAAGCGAAGCCGATTCCGGCTTTCTGGGGCTGCGGTCCACTTCGGTGGACCCGGCGCTGAGGCGGCGACGGCGAGGCCCAAGAAATAAGAAGAGAGGCTGGCGGCGCCTCGCTCAGGAGCcgctggggctggaggtggatCAGTACCTGGAGGACGTGCGGCTGCAGGAGCGCACGAGCGG TGGCTTGGTATCAGAGGCCCCGAATGAGAAACTCTTCTTCGTGGACACAGGCTCCAAGAATAAAG GGCTGAGCAAGAAGAGGGCCAAAGGCCGGAAGAGGTCACTGCTTCTCAAGAAACCCCTTCGGGTTGACCTCATCCTAGAGAATACATCCAAAATCCCTGTCCCCAAAGA CATCCTTGCCCACCAGGTCCCCAATGCCAAGAAGCTCAGGCGGAAGAAGCAGCTATGGGAGAGGCTGGCAAAGCAGGGCGAGCTGCCCCGGGAGGTGCGCCGTGCACAGGTCCGGCTCCTcaaccctcccccacccaaaGCCAAGCCTACACCCCAGGACACCATTGAGCAGCCCTTCTATGACCTCTGGGCCAAAGACA ACCCTCTGGACCGGCCCTTGGCTGGCCAGGACAGCTTTTTCCTGGAGCAGACCAAGAAGAAGGGCGTGAAG CGGCCACTGCATCTCCACACCAAGCCCTCCCAGGTGCCAGCCGTGGAGGTGACACCTGCTGGAGCCTCCTACAATCCATCCTTTGAGGACCACCAG acCCTGCTCCGTGCAGCCCACGAGGTGGAGCTGCAGAGGCAGAAGGAGGCCGGGAGGCTGGAGCGGCAGCTGGCCCTGCCTCCGGTGGAGCAGGTCGCCACCCAG GAGTCTGCCTTCAGGGAGCAGTGCCAGGGGCTGCTGGAGGAGTCCGATGTGGAGGAGGAGCCGGGCGAGGACCAGGATGAGGGGCTCGAGGCTGGGGGAGCCAAGGCTTCTGCCACGCCTGTGCGCCTGGCCACCGTGGAGAAGAAGACGGAGCAGCAGCGAAGGCGGGAAAAGGCCGCCAGGACTCTG CGAGTACAGCAGGCTGCAGTGCGGGCCGCCCGGCTCCGGCACCAGGAGCTCTTCAGGCTGCGAGGGATCAAGGCCCAGGTGGCGCAGCGGCTGACAGAGCTGGCGCGGCGGCGAGAGCGGCGGCAGGCACGGCGGCTGGCCGAGGCAGACAAGCCCCGCAGGCTGGGGCGACTCAA GTATCAGGCCCCCGACATTGACGTGCAGCTGAGCTCAGAGCTGTCCGACTCACTCAGGACCCTGAAG CCTGAAGGCAACGTCCTTCGAGACCGTTTCAAGAGCTTCCAGAGGAGAAATATGATTGAGCCTCGTGAGAGAGCCAA GTTCAAGCGCAAGTACAAAGTGAAGCTTGTGGAGAAGCGGGCCTTCCGTGAGATCCAGTGA